A single genomic interval of Halocatena salina harbors:
- a CDS encoding NUDIX domain-containing protein yields the protein MSEPSNHYVGKLTQKAILFGPDDQVLLTICDDHWEPPGGTFEYGETLVGGLRRELREELSIESRVGPLVEALYGGWIDDATGAPMVTLVYRCETDERTISLNDEHDAYEWLPPETAAARLAESVVRLGRAVERAAAFDGSPPFAAVTNPYAATDVSRETVLEQLATLRDPEATSL from the coding sequence ATGTCGGAGCCATCCAACCACTACGTTGGCAAACTCACCCAAAAGGCAATCCTGTTCGGCCCGGACGACCAGGTGTTGCTTACGATATGTGATGATCACTGGGAACCACCCGGCGGGACGTTCGAGTACGGAGAAACGCTCGTCGGTGGCCTTCGTCGAGAACTCCGCGAGGAGTTGTCCATCGAGAGTCGTGTTGGGCCACTCGTTGAAGCATTGTACGGCGGCTGGATTGATGATGCGACGGGTGCGCCGATGGTGACACTCGTCTATCGCTGTGAGACTGACGAGCGAACCATCTCCCTGAATGACGAACACGACGCATACGAGTGGCTCCCACCGGAGACAGCAGCGGCACGACTAGCCGAATCAGTTGTCCGGCTCGGTCGGGCCGTCGAACGAGCAGCGGCCTTCGACGGCTCTCCACCGTTTGCGGCCGTTACGAATCCATACGCAGCCACCGACGTGAGTCGTGAGACTGTCCTCGAACAACTTGCTACGCTTCGAGACCCTGAGGCCACCTCATTGTAG
- the tnpA gene encoding IS200/IS605 family transposase — translation MEYDLNSGAHSTYSLHYHLILTTKYQRGVLTEERTQFIHEVISEFTDNYGVELTNLDGEDDHVHILFRAKPTTDLVKFINTAKGATARRIRDEYADELKTELWGDSFWNDSYCLISTGQVSLDVLKQYVEDQRE, via the coding sequence ATGGAGTACGACCTCAACTCGGGAGCGCACTCGACGTATTCCCTGCACTACCACCTGATACTCACCACGAAGTATCAGCGCGGAGTGCTAACCGAGGAGCGAACCCAATTCATTCACGAGGTCATCAGCGAGTTCACGGACAACTACGGTGTCGAACTGACGAACCTCGACGGCGAGGACGACCACGTTCACATCCTCTTCCGAGCGAAGCCAACCACAGACCTCGTGAAGTTCATCAACACGGCCAAGGGCGCGACTGCCCGCCGTATCCGCGACGAGTACGCGGACGAACTCAAGACCGAACTGTGGGGCGATTCGTTCTGGAACGACTCGTACTGCCTCATCTCGACGGGGCAGGTATCGCTGGATGTGCTAAAACAGTACGTAGAGGACCAACGCGAGTAG
- a CDS encoding ABC transporter ATP-binding protein → MTADNTDADADDESLLFEQQQDTTDWPIPRLFWEYGHDYRPLIAVALLASVLSPVVSLVPTYLLKVVIDGVFLNTTPFSLPLIPGGWLPAEPQAQLALSVGLIVGAAVTSTGLGWVSSWTWGRFAQTVQHVVRTDAYEKIQRLSIAFFDDQQTGQILSILNDDVNELNRLLQRFLDDLLRIGAQFIGIAVFLMYLHWQLALIALLPVPILAVMSRWFVTRIRPMYDDVRQRVGVLSARIENSLSGIKVVKAYTAEPFEAGRVDRASRDLFDIRWDVITARISFFPAMNVVNWLSFGVLVIIGGLWILDGPPLFFTKPLSVGTLVAFLTYNRQFTGPLIQAGHLVDLYHDARASVVRIFALNDYEIEINDDENALSLVDVDGHIKYEDVTFRYVSADEPAIEEISFEVEPGAFVGLVGPTGSGKTTLTKLLPRFYDPTGGTIRLDGHDLRSVALDDLRTAIGYVSQEPFLFSGTVSENIAYSTPDVAQAEIERAAQMAGAHDFIAELADGYETEVGERGVKLSGGQRQRIAIARAIITDPELLILDEATSHVDNETEVLIQTALREFSADRTTFAIAHRLSTVRHADTILVLDDGSIVERGTHEELLAQDGLYANLWRVQVGELDELPEAFLEQTIDTDTTLSGR, encoded by the coding sequence ATGACGGCTGACAACACTGATGCAGACGCCGACGATGAATCGCTCCTGTTCGAACAACAGCAAGACACGACGGACTGGCCGATTCCCCGACTGTTTTGGGAGTACGGTCATGACTATAGACCGCTCATTGCGGTCGCACTGCTGGCATCAGTCCTCTCGCCAGTCGTGAGCCTGGTTCCAACCTATCTCTTGAAGGTTGTAATCGATGGGGTATTTCTCAACACGACGCCCTTTTCGCTTCCTCTTATACCGGGAGGGTGGCTTCCAGCGGAGCCCCAAGCCCAGTTGGCACTGTCGGTCGGGCTCATCGTTGGAGCGGCAGTGACGAGCACTGGGCTCGGCTGGGTGAGCAGTTGGACGTGGGGTCGGTTCGCCCAAACCGTACAACACGTCGTGCGGACGGATGCCTACGAGAAGATCCAGCGGCTCAGCATCGCCTTTTTCGACGACCAACAGACCGGTCAGATCCTCAGCATTCTCAACGACGACGTGAACGAGCTCAATCGCCTGCTCCAACGATTTCTGGACGATCTGCTCCGGATCGGAGCCCAATTCATCGGCATCGCCGTGTTTTTGATGTATCTCCACTGGCAACTCGCGCTCATCGCGTTACTACCAGTGCCAATACTGGCTGTGATGAGTCGATGGTTTGTCACCCGTATTCGCCCGATGTACGACGATGTCCGCCAGCGGGTGGGCGTGCTCAGCGCGCGCATCGAAAACAGTCTCAGCGGCATCAAGGTGGTGAAAGCCTATACTGCGGAGCCATTCGAGGCTGGCCGTGTTGACAGGGCCTCTCGTGATCTTTTCGACATTCGGTGGGACGTGATCACCGCACGCATCAGCTTCTTTCCCGCAATGAATGTCGTCAACTGGCTCAGCTTCGGCGTTCTGGTGATTATTGGCGGCCTGTGGATTCTTGACGGCCCGCCGTTGTTCTTCACCAAACCGTTGTCGGTCGGAACGCTCGTCGCGTTTCTCACCTACAATCGTCAGTTCACAGGCCCGCTGATCCAAGCCGGGCACTTAGTCGATCTGTACCATGACGCTCGGGCCTCAGTGGTTCGTATCTTCGCCCTCAACGACTACGAGATCGAGATCAATGACGACGAGAACGCTCTCTCACTCGTCGATGTCGACGGTCACATCAAGTATGAGGACGTGACCTTCCGCTATGTGTCCGCTGATGAGCCAGCGATCGAGGAGATCAGTTTCGAGGTCGAACCAGGGGCGTTCGTCGGCCTCGTTGGCCCGACCGGCTCAGGGAAAACCACACTGACAAAGCTGCTTCCTCGGTTTTACGACCCGACTGGGGGAACGATTCGTCTCGATGGCCACGATCTGCGTTCGGTCGCACTCGATGATCTCCGGACGGCGATTGGCTACGTCTCTCAGGAACCGTTCCTCTTTTCCGGCACAGTTAGTGAAAACATCGCCTACAGCACCCCAGACGTTGCTCAGGCGGAGATCGAGCGCGCGGCGCAGATGGCTGGTGCCCACGACTTCATTGCGGAACTAGCGGATGGCTACGAGACCGAGGTCGGTGAACGGGGGGTGAAACTGTCGGGCGGCCAGCGCCAACGCATCGCTATCGCCCGTGCAATCATTACCGATCCGGAGCTGTTGATTCTGGACGAAGCGACCTCCCACGTCGATAACGAAACGGAAGTGTTGATCCAGACGGCCCTGCGGGAGTTCAGTGCTGATCGCACCACGTTCGCCATCGCTCACCGGCTTTCGACAGTGCGCCACGCCGATACGATCCTCGTTCTCGATGATGGGTCGATCGTCGAACGGGGGACACACGAGGAACTACTCGCACAGGACGGCCTGTATGCGAACCTCTGGCGGGTCCAAGTCGGAGAGCTGGATGAGTTGCCCGAGGCGTTCCTCGAACAAACTATTGACACCGATACGACACTCTCCGGTCGGTAA
- a CDS encoding PadR family transcriptional regulator codes for MYDVTGFQRDLLYIIAGGDEPHGLAIKDELEDYYETEIHAGRLYPNLDTLVEKGLVEKGQQDRRTNAYSVTRRGHREIDARTEWEAQYVDHSVSVNA; via the coding sequence ATGTATGATGTGACTGGTTTTCAGCGTGATCTTCTCTACATCATTGCAGGGGGCGATGAACCACATGGGCTGGCGATCAAAGACGAGCTTGAGGATTACTACGAGACAGAGATCCACGCCGGTCGGCTGTATCCGAACCTCGACACGCTCGTCGAGAAGGGACTCGTTGAGAAAGGCCAACAGGACCGCCGGACGAACGCCTACTCGGTAACACGGCGAGGGCACCGCGAGATCGATGCCCGCACCGAGTGGGAAGCGCAGTACGTCGATCACTCGGTCTCTGTGAACGCGTAG
- a CDS encoding excalibur calcium-binding domain-containing protein, whose amino-acid sequence MRRAFNRDLSSYRKQFGSAEQTAQAERRGVWAFDRAPATPVPTPTTGADRDCSDFETRAEAQQFFETHDPANDPHRLDADGNGQACELLPY is encoded by the coding sequence TTGAGAAGAGCTTTCAATAGAGACTTATCTTCATATCGTAAGCAGTTCGGCAGTGCCGAGCAAACCGCACAGGCCGAAAGGCGAGGTGTCTGGGCATTCGACCGAGCACCAGCAACACCAGTACCGACACCGACTACCGGCGCCGATCGTGACTGTTCTGACTTCGAGACGCGAGCAGAGGCACAGCAATTCTTCGAGACCCACGACCCCGCGAACGATCCTCATCGCCTCGACGCCGATGGCAACGGACAGGCCTGCGAGTTGCTCCCATACTGA